The following is a genomic window from Anticarsia gemmatalis isolate Benzon Research Colony breed Stoneville strain chromosome 22, ilAntGemm2 primary, whole genome shotgun sequence.
ATGACAGATTTAATCATTGAGGTCAGTAATTGCTTGAACTAAAATGATAAATCATTGCCAAGTGACAAATTGACAAATTACCATACAAAGTTACATCACGATGcttttcaccgttggaacaagtgataattatttctaatacacataacttcgaaaagtcattactGTGGTGCCtagggttcgaacctgcaaccacttacgtgggaggttccaacttataccactctgcTATCACTACTCTCTTggtgtatcaaaatatttataaaataaataaaaatatttactgctaCATTTTTATGACCGTGTAAGCTGTCAATGTAAATCTCTTTGGACAATTTCGCTTCGTTGAACACAAGTGGACTGTGGGAGCGAGATACTGTTATTTCAAATCGACATCGCGTCGAAGCAAATGAGCGAAGCTTTGAATATGTCACtgttaaaacgtttttatagTAAATGTGAGGTTGACTAATAAATGCTGGTCGAAAGAAGTAATTAACCAAATACCTACCTTCAGTATTGCGttaggaggtcgtgggttggattgcccacacggaacaattatttgtgttgtgggtcacaaatagttgtttcgggtctgattgtactttatgtccgttgtttattGTAAACGTCCGCACGACATAAAGCAGGAgctgtctttttaaagaaaaaagaaatagtcAATGTTAGTCAAGCGGTCTGAGGTCTTTTGCCTAGGCTTAACATCACAATAAAGTCCGATCTTTAATGTGTCCTTCGAAACACGCAGACGCTCACTAAAAATACGACTAAGCGGCCACCCACCGTCGCAATGATTGGTTGCTTACCCCACTGACATGATAGTACTAATATTTTCGTGGTCCTTTGGTGAACTGACATACATATTTGACGCAAGACGCGACGGttatacgatatttttttctaacctAGATTTCTTCATAATCGGAACTTCATAGAACAAACGGACAATATTAAGTTTGACCATAAAACAGTTTTGACTGTAACAACTAATATGAAGTAGGTAATTTTGGTAATTTTTCtcttgaaaacaaaacaataagatattttttctgtcgccaccttattttaattatactgttagcattattattatctcgtttcttaattaattataattaattgaaagcGATAGCGCAGTGGTAAAATTAGCTTAATAAGTGTTTGAGGGTTCAAAACCTACGGAAACAAACGAAAATTCTGTTATTGTGTGTATGACACATATTAATTTTTCAGCAATTTCAATGAGGAAaaaaatttcataagaaaagTCACTGTCTTACTCTCAAGGGAATGAAAACAAATAGAcaatatttcgtttatttttttatactaatttgatatgtaattttattaaattataacattaatttaggCGTAATAATCTTATCTCAAATAGTGAgttgtttatctatactaatctatactaatattataaagctgaagagtttgtttgtttgtttgattgtttgtttgtttgaacgcgctaatctcgggaactactggtccgatttgaaaaattctttcagggttagatagcccatttatcgaggaaggctatagctataggctatatatcatcacgctacgaccaataggagcagagtaacagtgaaaatgttacaaaaacggggaaaattatgattatcttaagtgacgcaagcgaaattgcgcgggtcagctagttattaatatttgtatggtaACAATAGACGAGctaatgaaaataacaattaacGTTTTTTAGGCATTAAAGGGGCCTTTTTCAGGATaagaattttgaataattaacgAAGTTAATAGCCGTAGCTAACCGTCCATGTcgaaaaaaactaaatttttaacATCACTGGTCGAATCTAGTTTTTAAGGTCACAAATTCGCCATGTGTCGACAATAGCAAACTTTTTGATAATGTAGTCGCCCGTGGCGTAGTGGTAAAGGTGGTCATACCGCCACTCCGCGGATGTCATGGATTCGATTTCCAtatgacacaaatatttgtgaaatccACAAAGTGCAAAACGCATTCCGTAAGTACAAAACTTTATTGCGGGAGTTCtgtttacacaaataataatttaatatattttctacacaTAGTTAAGTCCTTCATGGTCGTGATGCAAGGACCTGGTGCGCGTGACTCGCGAGTAGTATCGAGCAGACTCGCGCGGCGTGCGAGTGCGGTTATCATCTGTGAAGTCCACTTGATACAGACCGAAGCTtgcactgaaaaaaaaaagaacactGAATATAAACCTTTATGTCCAAATGTATTGTAAATGGTAACACCTCCTTCGTtcagaagacccttgcccagcagtgtgacaGCATTAGGctcaaataaaagtaaagtgtGTGAAAATTTGTCTAATTAATTCTTCCAGTTAAACCGTTGAattaattttcatgaaaattagCTTAGAGACTGTTGTATAACCCCGGAATCAAATATAAGCTACTGTTTTTCGAAAGCTTATCAACAAGAGTGTGTAATAGGGAATGAAAATTAGTAAGCGTGCCCAGTTCAGATAGAGAGATAGTATATAAAAGCTCAGCCTAGTGAAAGAGTctctagaaatattattataaataaaaaattgtaactttagttaagcttagttttttaaaaattggatTGTGcctggtaaataaatattattttattttatatttaaaaaatatctgagTATTCTCTTACCCGTATCCACCAAGCCATTCCAAGTTGTCCATGAGACTCCATGCCATGTACGCTGTTACGTTTATACCATCTGCTATTGCCAGTTGTATCTGTGAAGAATACAAATAAACAGATTTATAAGTTGCTGCCTGCGTGGAAAAAATACCCTATATGTTCATTCAGGGTGCATTTTTCGCACAAACAGTTACCTATATACCTATAACTCCATATGTGttcacaattttatcaaaatccattaAGAGAGCCAAATTCCTGTTAATACTCAGTACCCTATTGCAGATTCCAAAGgcaagtatatttataaaaacaacaattcaGGCggtttgttaaaattaaatgaagaaATCTTTTCAATGGTTTAGTTGTTAAACCGTAACAGACTGATAGatcttaacatatttttatatcgacAGTAGCTATCTTACTTGTTCCAAATAGTCCCTCATATACTTAATTCTCGCCGTATCATCTAAATGTTTGTCCAGGTCCAGATAGCCGTTCTCAGTGATCATGACTTCATTCACTCCATAGGTTTGGTTTAACCAGTGCAGCTGCTTCCGAAGACCTGCAGGGTTTATCTAGAATTAGGAATAaaatgtgattactttttaaaaactcATGCAAAGAGAAATAATTCTATATTACGTTATTTTACGctatgattgatgatgatgtcGGACGCCTAAATGGTATCTTAGTGCACTATATTGCTTCGCAAAGATTTGACAGCCGTTGAGCCGTACGTACGTATATGGCATAATAGCAATATATCATTATTACTTGTTCTACCGGTGAACTAAACGGgacgaaaacatttttgtagCAATAACAAAATGGAATTCATCCAGTTATTGAGGGTATGTAGAGTCGCCAAATCGCACCTGGCGCAGCGTGGCTTCCTTATCCCAGGAAAAAACTTTTGctcagcagcgggacagtaataggttataaaaataaataataaatttaacccattaatgtcccactgctgggcaagggtctcctctcgtaatgagggaggggttaggccttgagaccaccacgctggccaagtgcgggttggggactttgcatgccctcaataaatgttttaaacaaattttaggcatgcaaggtttcctcacgatgtatCCTTCACAGTTGGAgcattttgataattatttctaatacacacataacttcgaaaagtcattggtgtgttgcctcgggttcgaacctgctgCGACCACTTGCTTGGGAGGTGTCATCTTATAAGACTCGGTTAtttatctaatataaaataaggtGTAAAATATTACCGGAAACCAGTCAAGACCAGTCGTCTCCCAGCTTGGATCACTCTCCATTTGTATGTTAATTTCATCAGAGCCGTACAGCGGCCAGGTGCCGATCTTCTCACCAGGTCTTGCTTTACGTATTCTTCGAGATAGATAGTGATTCAGGCCGTAGAAGTCGTATGTACCTGGATAAAGGAGAAAATAGTTTATTGGTACTACTTTATTTCTTGCAGTGccgttatattttttgtttatgcaATGCAGTATTCTTCAATTTTTCAGTTGGGTGTCTTTCCGTTCCACAATTTATTACCCCTAATTTATCGGGTAACTCCTTAGTCGtaatataaatctataattCTACCAAATTttagattgttattttaaacttgcATTACCGGCAGTTGCATACATCAGTCTAGGAAGCGACCCCGTGTTCTCGTGAACCAGTCcatgttaataatattgaagttattatgttgttttgtaATTCTTGACGCATTACTTGTAAACTAATCGTATTACGAAACTCCAATTAACTCGAGAAGATAATCCGAAGCTTAAACTcatttttttagtataatttatatgaCAGATAACAATATAGGGGCTTATCTTTTGACCCAAATTCGAAGGGAACTGGTTTTATAGCAAGCCTCTTTAAGACTTAAATATCTGTGTACATTGAGAAAAAGGTTTTAACCGACACAAATGACAGTGTGTACttagttatctttaaaaatagaCATATTTAACTATCTCACACGTAGAACTACTACTAACTTTTTACTAACTTTTCCATATTGGGTACATCGGACTAGCTACCGTTTGATAcgtgaagaaaaaaaaaagcgAAAATCATTAGAGGAGCTGTAGTTCGATCTACAGTTGGTAtgtaaagtttgacatttcaaatgttctgcagaaataattcctacgacgcccattagaggcgctgatcggatattcattatatttttctcGATAGGGACCATCACTCgcatactaaattatttaatactaacttGCATACTAAACCAGTACTGTTTTTGGAGAAAACTAGATATAGAGTAATACAAGTCCATCCTCCTTCTGCGACGAGTCTTATACTTGCCTCTGATCAGTTCAATTTCTTCAGCAGTGAGTGGTGGTAGTCTGGATCGTGAGTATCCTTCCTGCTTCGACTTGTCTGCCATGAACTTCTCAAGGGTTGGTGGCCAGCCACCTTCCTTCGAGAATATTGGGTATGCAAATCGACCTTCCTGataaaaacaagtattttaaacaatctTAGGTAAGTTTGCCTGCTAAATTATAAAAGCAATGCAAGCAGTGCGTGAAAATTATGGTAGGATAAATTTTTCTTTCTGTGttgaattatcaaaataaatttaacttattactgtCCAAAGTTGAGCAACTGGGCTGTTAGGAGTCACGATGGCAAAACAGTCAGTAAGCTATGAAGGAGAAAAAAGTTTACCCAATATTCTCTCATAAGATCTGTAATTTCTTTGTCTTCAGGAGTAGCAGGCTCGTACCAGTTGAAAATAGTCGCCAGTGATACTTTTCctgtaaataaacaacataaaaaataaaattaaacccaTTTATCTCCCACTGCTGGACTAGGGTTTCTTCACGAAATAAGCAACAGTCAACCGTGGGTTATGTGTAGGTTTAGAATGACAAATGGTCAAATACAATTTACCAGCGCGTGAAACAAGTATCTTCATTACATTTACCAAAAAAATGCTCTCTTACCATGATACCTAGGCCGGAACTCCTCATCATAGATCCTCCAAGCCTTAGCATGGGATATCAGCGTGTACTTATTACACAAATACTTGGCGATAACCTCGCCATCTATGTAAGGAGCCTGTTGTTTGCTATAACCAGTGTCGCAGAAACCAAGCGGCTCGTTGATCGTCAGCCAGGTCTTCACGCGGTCTCCGAAGAGAGTGAAGGCAACCCTAGCGTAGTCAGCAAACCAGTCGGATATGAGAGGATTGGCCCAACCACCTAGAatgaaacatacataaattttaCCTACAATACTGAAAGGTGTAGATGAAGATGTATGGAATACACCGACAATatgctttaatatttttggtcTCGGGTAAATAGGGAACAAACCTATTGCCATTATTAACGAGCATGTTTCCAAACTCCAGCCAACTAAATTGAGAACATTTCTATGAGGAttggaaatattataattgtagaA
Proteins encoded in this region:
- the LOC142982692 gene encoding myrosinase 1-like yields the protein MDSVRLAVFSILISGSWCSVTKDLKFPEWFKFGAATAAYQVEGGWNSSDKGENTWDRLFHSNPEFSSQDNGDVACDSYHLWRRDIEMAEELGLDIYRFSLSWARLLPNGFANKISEDGKRYYNNLIDGLLEKGIEPVVTLYHFDLPQILQDLGGWANPLISDWFADYARVAFTLFGDRVKTWLTINEPLGFCDTGYSKQQAPYIDGEVIAKYLCNKYTLISHAKAWRIYDEEFRPRYHGKVSLATIFNWYEPATPEDKEITDLMREYWEGRFAYPIFSKEGGWPPTLEKFMADKSKQEGYSRSRLPPLTAEEIELIRGTYDFYGLNHYLSRRIRKARPGEKIGTWPLYGSDEINIQMESDPSWETTGLDWFPINPAGLRKQLHWLNQTYGVNEVMITENGYLDLDKHLDDTARIKYMRDYLEQIQLAIADGINVTAYMAWSLMDNLEWLGGYGASFGLYQVDFTDDNRTRTPRESARYYSRVTRTRSLHHDHEGLNYV